Genomic window (Deinococcus aquaedulcis):
AATTCACGTACCGGTCTCGCCCGTACGCTTCGACAAATTTGTCGCGCGGCTGGCGCAGGCGGTACAGCCGAATGCTGTCCTCGGTAGGGTCTATCTCGGCCAGCAGGCGCTCGCGGAGGGTTAGGAGTTGCACGTCGGTCACGCTGACCTCAAAGACGCTGTTCTGCACCCGCTGCCCGTGCGAGGTGCAGACTTTCGCCACCCGGCGCAGGCGGCGGCGCCCGGCGGACGTTTCCGTATTCACGTCGTAGCACACCAGAAAATCCAGCATCAGCGGTGCAGGTACGGCGGGTAGTGGGC
Coding sequences:
- the cas2 gene encoding CRISPR-associated endonuclease Cas2; protein product: MLDFLVCYDVNTETSAGRRRLRRVAKVCTSHGQRVQNSVFEVSVTDVQLLTLRERLLAEIDPTEDSIRLYRLRQPRDKFVEAYGRDRYVNFSDPLIL